Proteins from a genomic interval of Lacticaseibacillus pabuli:
- a CDS encoding SAM-dependent methyltransferase: MLEKTLYKQMFAHSFNIPVTVNYWDGTSDTYGEGPVQAEITFKKAVSVREIAKNASLALGEAYMRGDIEITGPSDRPIQTVLTAAYESAESFMRNSKFMRVIPKQSHSEKASKHDVQKHYDVGNDFYKLWLDPTMTYSCAYFEHDDDTLEQAQINKVHHILKKLNPQPGRTLLDIGCGWGTLMLTAAKEYGLHVVGITLSEEQLKFVQRRIDDEGLGDLAEVHLVDYRELKHEPFDYITSVGMFEHVGQENLGAYFKDVAKLMADDGVALIHGITRQQGGATNAWLTKYIFPGGYIPGLTENMGHIIDAGLQVNDMEALRRHYQKTTEIWDENFHAVHDQVLKLHDEEFIRMWDIYLQACSSSFESGNIDVIQYLLTKGASGKDLPMTRDYMYK; the protein is encoded by the coding sequence ATGCTAGAGAAGACACTTTACAAGCAGATGTTCGCACATTCGTTTAACATCCCCGTCACCGTCAACTATTGGGACGGTACCTCGGATACGTATGGCGAAGGCCCCGTTCAGGCCGAGATTACTTTCAAAAAAGCCGTCTCCGTTCGCGAAATTGCTAAAAACGCATCGCTCGCACTTGGTGAAGCCTACATGCGTGGCGATATTGAAATCACGGGTCCTAGTGACCGCCCCATCCAGACCGTCTTGACCGCTGCTTACGAGAGCGCAGAATCATTCATGCGTAATAGCAAGTTCATGCGTGTGATTCCTAAGCAGTCCCACAGTGAAAAGGCCAGCAAGCACGACGTCCAGAAGCATTATGATGTCGGCAATGACTTCTACAAGTTGTGGCTCGATCCAACCATGACTTATTCTTGTGCCTACTTCGAACACGACGATGACACGCTGGAACAGGCCCAGATCAACAAGGTGCACCACATCTTGAAGAAGCTCAACCCACAGCCTGGTCGCACTTTGCTCGATATTGGTTGTGGCTGGGGTACCCTGATGCTCACTGCAGCTAAGGAATACGGCCTGCACGTGGTCGGCATTACCTTGTCTGAAGAACAGCTCAAGTTTGTTCAGCGCCGCATCGACGATGAAGGCCTGGGTGATCTTGCCGAAGTTCACCTGGTCGATTACCGTGAACTCAAGCACGAACCATTTGACTACATCACCTCAGTTGGGATGTTCGAACACGTTGGTCAGGAAAACCTTGGCGCCTACTTCAAGGACGTTGCCAAGCTCATGGCTGACGATGGGGTTGCCCTCATTCACGGGATTACCCGCCAGCAGGGTGGTGCCACTAACGCCTGGCTCACCAAGTACATCTTCCCAGGTGGCTACATTCCTGGTTTGACCGAAAACATGGGTCACATCATCGACGCCGGCCTGCAAGTTAACGATATGGAAGCTTTGCGTCGTCACTACCAGAAGACTACCGAAATCTGGGACGAAAACTTCCACGCCGTCCATGACCAGGTACTCAAGCTGCACGATGAGGAATTCATTCGCATGTGGGATATTTACCTGCAGGCTTGCTCTTCTTCATTCGAGTCTGGCAACATCGATGTCATTCAGTACCTGCTAACCAAGGGTGCGTCTGGCAAAGACCTGCCAATGACCCGCGACTACATGTACAAATAG
- the thiD gene encoding bifunctional hydroxymethylpyrimidine kinase/phosphomethylpyrimidine kinase produces MTELTQFPQALSIAGSDSGGGAGMQADLNTITARHVFATTVLVAITAQNTIGVQDSMALPPAMIDAQFASIAADLDIRACKTGMLADVPTVRAVVRNLKQYDLGPLTVDPVMIAKGGASLLTEDAVAVVRDELLPLATLVTPNLPEAEKLSGITIKTAQDMQDAADYFRGIGAQNVIIKGGHLTEEPVASDFVLLADGSSFWMTAPRVNTVRTHGTGDTLSACITAELAKGATMADAIRTGKAYVEAAIRDGIIVGHGHGPLNHWAYAEAGND; encoded by the coding sequence ATGACTGAATTAACGCAATTTCCACAAGCTCTCTCCATCGCCGGTTCTGACAGCGGCGGTGGTGCCGGCATGCAAGCCGACCTCAATACAATTACCGCGCGTCACGTCTTTGCCACGACGGTTCTGGTCGCCATTACTGCCCAAAATACGATTGGCGTGCAGGATTCAATGGCCCTGCCACCCGCAATGATTGACGCGCAGTTTGCCTCAATCGCCGCTGACCTCGACATTCGGGCGTGCAAAACGGGCATGCTGGCGGACGTGCCGACCGTGCGCGCCGTGGTCCGCAACCTCAAGCAATATGACCTCGGCCCACTCACCGTGGATCCCGTCATGATTGCGAAGGGTGGCGCCTCCCTCTTAACCGAGGATGCCGTTGCGGTCGTTCGAGATGAGTTACTGCCACTCGCCACACTCGTAACCCCTAACTTGCCTGAAGCCGAGAAGCTCAGTGGCATCACCATTAAGACCGCCCAGGACATGCAGGACGCGGCCGATTATTTCCGTGGTATTGGCGCGCAAAACGTCATCATCAAGGGTGGCCACCTGACCGAGGAGCCAGTCGCAAGTGACTTTGTTCTCCTAGCAGACGGCAGTTCTTTTTGGATGACTGCGCCACGGGTCAACACCGTGCGCACCCACGGAACGGGCGACACTTTGTCTGCTTGCATTACAGCCGAGCTCGCTAAGGGGGCAACAATGGCCGACGCAATTCGCACCGGTAAGGCCTACGTGGAAGCGGCAATTCGCGACGGCATCATCGTGGGTCATGGGCACGGGCCACTCAATCACTGGGCATACGCGGAGGCTGGCAATGACTAG
- the thiM gene encoding hydroxyethylthiazole kinase — MATSLLSQLRQAHPLVVNYANFVTPGFVANGLNALGASPIMTSAADEATDLMAVADALVINLGTINESDKELVLTLADAAAANNRPIVLDPVAVGATAYRMRWARQLLADYAISVIRGNASEIAALSGAAANAKGIDAGETAEDPAIIAAHCATQYDCTVVLSGATDIVATPGRVVKVTGGSELLPAVVGSGDLLSSFIAAFSAVAPDLQTAAIAACSVMDAAAEFAAEDLNQRQPGTFAAVLMDALTALTPERVATIIDTVEEFHD, encoded by the coding sequence ATGGCTACATCATTACTGAGTCAATTACGCCAAGCACACCCACTCGTCGTCAATTATGCTAACTTTGTCACCCCAGGCTTTGTCGCTAATGGCCTCAATGCCTTGGGCGCCTCGCCTATCATGACCAGTGCCGCAGACGAGGCAACGGACTTGATGGCGGTCGCAGATGCGCTGGTCATTAATTTGGGCACCATTAACGAGAGTGACAAGGAACTCGTTCTGACACTCGCCGACGCGGCCGCTGCCAACAACCGACCCATCGTGCTCGATCCCGTCGCAGTTGGCGCAACCGCCTACCGCATGCGGTGGGCCCGTCAACTACTGGCCGACTACGCAATCAGCGTCATCCGGGGCAACGCCAGTGAAATTGCCGCGCTCAGTGGTGCCGCCGCCAACGCGAAGGGAATCGATGCCGGTGAAACTGCCGAGGATCCCGCAATTATTGCCGCCCACTGTGCCACGCAATATGACTGCACGGTCGTCCTATCTGGTGCAACTGACATCGTGGCAACCCCGGGCCGCGTCGTCAAAGTGACCGGCGGCAGTGAGTTGCTGCCTGCCGTGGTGGGTTCCGGCGATTTGCTGTCGAGTTTCATCGCTGCCTTTAGCGCCGTGGCACCGGACTTGCAAACTGCGGCCATTGCAGCCTGCAGCGTGATGGACGCTGCCGCCGAATTCGCGGCGGAGGACCTGAACCAGCGTCAGCCCGGCACTTTTGCGGCCGTCCTGATGGATGCCTTAACCGCATTGACACCCGAACGCGTCGCTACAATTATTGATACCGTGGAGGAATTTCATGACTGA
- the thiE gene encoding thiamine phosphate synthase, whose amino-acid sequence MSLQNDLALYAVTDRSWLNGRSLHDCVAEALRGGATMVQLREKHLDDDAFTAEARDIKQLCADYHVPFIINDNLTVAMAVDADGIHVGQDDMSALEIRRQWGKNKIVGVSAQTVAEAVRAEKDGADYLGVGAVFPTATKTDAIDVPLPVLRDITKATSIPTVAIGGIDLTNTTQLKDSGIVGIAIISAIFAADDIAAASAALRQASQQL is encoded by the coding sequence ATGAGTTTACAAAATGATCTTGCTCTTTACGCTGTCACTGACCGTAGCTGGCTGAACGGCCGCAGCCTCCACGATTGCGTCGCAGAGGCCCTGCGCGGTGGTGCCACCATGGTTCAACTGCGTGAAAAACACCTCGACGACGATGCCTTCACCGCTGAGGCGCGTGATATCAAACAGTTATGTGCCGACTACCACGTTCCCTTCATCATTAACGACAACCTCACCGTTGCCATGGCCGTCGACGCGGATGGCATTCACGTCGGTCAGGACGACATGTCCGCCCTGGAGATCCGCCGCCAGTGGGGTAAAAATAAGATTGTCGGTGTCTCTGCACAAACAGTCGCCGAAGCGGTGCGTGCCGAAAAGGATGGCGCGGACTACCTCGGTGTTGGCGCCGTCTTCCCGACAGCGACCAAAACTGATGCCATTGACGTACCACTCCCCGTGCTACGCGATATCACCAAAGCAACATCAATCCCAACCGTTGCAATTGGCGGGATTGACTTGACCAATACCACGCAACTGAAAGACAGTGGCATTGTCGGTATCGCCATCATTTCAGCAATTTTCGCCGCTGATGACATTGCGGCAGCCAGCGCCGCCCTGCGCCAGGCGAGTCAGCAATTATAA
- the cytX gene encoding putative hydroxymethylpyrimidine transporter CytX translates to MTSTRDNVLLWFGAAISLAEMISGTLFAPLGLAQGALAIVLGHLIGGLLMLGCGLIGARTRQPAMVTTKYTFGRIGGGWFASLNVLQLLGWTAVMVITGAQACQLFLPVSLGFWAAVIGAVTVLWLVIGLQDLGPLNRVAMLALLAACVYLSVRILGAGSGTVHETGSLSFGAALELAIAMPLSWLPLISDYTSKAKKPVHATVWSVIVYNLTSGWMYLIGLFGVVLTGQTQIAALMQHFGMGIIALVVVILATITTTFLDVFSAGVSGNTLFNRLPVKWQAIGITVAGTVVGIFVPMSAYENFLYWISSVFVPMAVIQIVDYFFGHHRSTMAMDWPRMVLWICGVALYRYFLTIQTPLGSTIPVVIILAILSAILTRVLPSKGNTSHEFTK, encoded by the coding sequence ATGACTAGCACCCGCGATAACGTTCTGTTGTGGTTTGGCGCAGCGATTTCGCTCGCCGAAATGATTTCCGGTACCTTGTTTGCGCCACTCGGCCTCGCGCAAGGCGCACTCGCTATTGTGCTCGGTCATTTGATTGGCGGCTTGCTCATGCTTGGTTGCGGGCTGATTGGTGCGCGAACACGCCAGCCCGCAATGGTAACAACTAAGTACACATTTGGCCGGATTGGGGGCGGCTGGTTCGCCAGTCTCAACGTCTTGCAGCTGCTCGGCTGGACAGCCGTCATGGTGATCACCGGCGCACAAGCCTGCCAGCTATTTTTGCCGGTGTCCTTAGGCTTCTGGGCCGCCGTGATTGGCGCCGTGACGGTTTTGTGGCTCGTGATTGGCCTGCAGGACCTGGGACCGCTCAACCGGGTGGCGATGTTGGCCCTGCTAGCGGCCTGTGTTTACCTCAGCGTACGCATTCTTGGCGCGGGCAGCGGGACGGTTCATGAAACCGGTAGCCTAAGCTTTGGCGCCGCCTTGGAACTCGCAATCGCGATGCCCCTGTCCTGGCTACCTCTCATCAGCGACTATACCAGCAAGGCCAAAAAGCCAGTACACGCCACGGTTTGGAGTGTCATTGTCTACAACCTGACCAGCGGCTGGATGTATCTGATTGGTTTGTTCGGCGTCGTGCTCACTGGCCAGACCCAAATCGCCGCGCTGATGCAACACTTTGGCATGGGCATCATCGCCCTTGTCGTCGTCATTTTAGCCACTATCACGACCACTTTTCTTGACGTTTTCTCGGCCGGGGTTAGCGGCAATACCCTATTTAACAGACTCCCAGTTAAGTGGCAAGCAATTGGCATCACGGTTGCGGGCACCGTCGTCGGTATTTTTGTGCCGATGAGCGCCTACGAAAACTTCCTGTACTGGATATCGTCCGTGTTCGTCCCAATGGCGGTCATTCAGATTGTCGACTATTTCTTTGGCCACCATCGCAGTACAATGGCTATGGACTGGCCGCGCATGGTTCTGTGGATTTGCGGCGTAGCGCTTTACCGCTACTTTTTGACCATCCAAACACCACTGGGTAGTACCATTCCCGTGGTCATTATTCTGGCAATTCTCAGCGCCATCCTGACGCGGGTCTTACCTTCGAAAGGAAACACTTCCCATGAGTTTACAAAATGA